The following proteins are co-located in the uncultured Draconibacterium sp. genome:
- a CDS encoding site-specific integrase, translating into MENFNTYNLAFVLRKSRKNNEGKSPVYMRITVNGQRAEVSIKRSINTDNWENKACKAKGYKSEVKQLNQYLETLKALMNDYHTEMIKMGEEVTAQSLKNKFLGISEDRRMLIEVFEYHNHQLKELEGTNYASATIKRYTTTLDHIKAFLVFKYQLNDIPLNRLKYSFITDLEHYFKVIRKCNHNTTIKYIKNFRKVINLAIKNEWLSKDPFAKFQAKIVEVKREYLLKDELQNIEDLNLTFPRLDIVRDIFVFSCYSGLAYVDVANLTKNNIRLGIDGDLWIITERTKTKSQSNIPLLPKAHELIKKYSRYPNKKTEDHIFPIFTNQRMNAYLKEIADLASVDKNLTFHIARHTFATTVTLANGVPIESISSMLGHKSIRTTQIYSKVINAKISEDMDKLKRKLS; encoded by the coding sequence ATGGAAAATTTCAATACCTACAATCTAGCATTCGTCCTCCGAAAATCAAGAAAGAATAATGAAGGCAAATCCCCTGTATACATGCGAATTACAGTCAATGGACAACGAGCAGAAGTTTCTATTAAAAGAAGTATAAATACAGACAATTGGGAAAATAAAGCTTGCAAAGCTAAGGGTTATAAAAGCGAGGTTAAGCAACTGAATCAATATTTGGAAACGCTAAAAGCTTTAATGAATGATTACCACACGGAGATGATAAAAATGGGTGAAGAAGTCACTGCACAGAGCCTTAAAAATAAATTTCTCGGTATTTCAGAAGACAGAAGAATGCTGATTGAGGTTTTTGAATATCACAATCACCAGCTAAAAGAATTGGAAGGGACAAATTATGCATCAGCAACGATTAAACGATATACAACGACTTTGGATCATATAAAAGCTTTCCTGGTGTTTAAGTATCAACTTAACGATATTCCTCTAAACCGTTTAAAATATTCTTTCATTACAGACCTGGAGCATTATTTCAAAGTAATCCGAAAGTGCAATCACAACACAACAATTAAATACATTAAGAATTTTAGAAAGGTAATTAACTTGGCGATTAAAAATGAATGGTTGTCGAAAGATCCATTTGCAAAATTTCAAGCTAAGATAGTGGAAGTAAAACGAGAGTATTTACTAAAGGATGAATTACAAAATATCGAAGATTTAAACCTTACATTTCCACGTCTGGATATCGTACGAGATATTTTTGTTTTTTCATGTTACTCCGGACTAGCATATGTCGATGTTGCAAATCTTACTAAAAACAATATTAGATTGGGTATTGACGGTGACTTATGGATTATTACTGAACGCACCAAAACAAAGAGTCAATCCAATATACCACTCCTGCCTAAAGCTCATGAACTAATAAAAAAATACAGCAGGTATCCGAACAAGAAAACAGAAGACCACATTTTCCCTATTTTCACAAATCAAAGAATGAATGCTTATTTAAAAGAAATTGCAGATTTAGCATCTGTCGACAAAAACCTGACTTTCCATATTGCAAGACATACTTTCGCTACGACAGTTACACTGGCTAATGGTGTGCCAATTGAATCTATAAGTTCAATGTTAGGACATAAGAGTATCCGAACAACTCAGATTTACTCCAAAGTCATTAATGCAAAAATCAGCGAGGATATGGATAAGCTTAAAAGGAAATTAAGCTGA
- a CDS encoding zincin-like metallopeptidase domain-containing protein, whose amino-acid sequence MLRYYRVFHVDDVEGIDPDKIPGNTAHDHNFDPIASCEQLIQFWSDSPVIKLDQKKACYIPSLDEVHMPGARTFFQDEEFYSTIFHECVHATGARKRLNRHERFSSLNFADSGYSQEEMVAEMGAAYLCGICGIENATINNSAAYIQGWLKKLKSDKKFIVMASGLAQKAVDYILDHQDSSFKPVPKKKKPQIVNTSISL is encoded by the coding sequence ATGCTTCGTTATTACCGGGTCTTTCATGTTGATGATGTTGAAGGTATCGATCCTGACAAAATTCCTGGGAATACCGCTCACGATCATAATTTCGATCCGATTGCTTCTTGTGAACAGCTTATCCAGTTCTGGTCTGATTCTCCTGTAATTAAACTGGATCAGAAAAAAGCCTGTTATATTCCATCATTAGATGAAGTACACATGCCGGGAGCAAGAACTTTCTTTCAGGATGAAGAATTTTATTCCACGATTTTTCATGAATGTGTGCATGCAACAGGAGCTCGCAAGCGTTTAAATCGTCACGAAAGGTTTTCTAGTCTGAACTTCGCAGACTCTGGATATTCGCAAGAAGAGATGGTGGCCGAAATGGGAGCTGCTTACCTCTGTGGAATTTGCGGCATCGAAAACGCTACAATTAATAACAGTGCTGCGTACATCCAAGGTTGGTTGAAGAAGCTAAAAAGCGATAAAAAGTTCATTGTAATGGCTTCCGGATTAGCTCAAAAAGCTGTTGATTATATTCTGGATCACCAGGATTCCAGCTTCAAACCAGTTCCGAAGAAAAAGAAACCTCAAATTGTAAATACTTCAATTAGTCTCTAA
- the istB gene encoding IS21-like element helper ATPase IstB, with protein MNNIENQLAELRLHGIKSSWKALTETKRMSELTLPEGLEILLQAEIQDRENRRFDRLRKAAMFRYQASVEELNYDASRGLDKGLVSTLATGSYIAKGESVLITGATGCGKSFVSSALGHHACAQGYKVMYFNVQKLLQRTKMARLEGTIHQLLQKISKTNLLILDDFGLTHLEKQHQLDLMEIIEDRHARSATIIVSQLPVASWFDVIGEATIADAILDRLVHTSYRIELKGESLRRKM; from the coding sequence ATGAACAACATTGAGAACCAATTAGCAGAGCTGCGCTTACATGGAATTAAAAGCAGCTGGAAAGCGTTGACCGAAACAAAACGCATGAGTGAACTAACATTACCCGAAGGCCTTGAAATACTGCTGCAGGCAGAGATACAGGACCGGGAAAACCGTCGCTTCGACAGGCTCCGGAAAGCGGCAATGTTCCGCTACCAGGCTTCTGTCGAAGAATTGAATTATGACGCCTCAAGGGGGCTTGATAAAGGCCTGGTATCGACCCTTGCAACAGGAAGTTATATTGCAAAAGGCGAATCAGTTCTAATAACCGGTGCCACCGGGTGCGGTAAAAGTTTTGTCAGTTCGGCACTGGGGCACCACGCCTGTGCACAAGGATATAAAGTAATGTATTTTAATGTCCAGAAACTTTTACAACGCACTAAAATGGCACGCCTGGAAGGAACAATACACCAGCTTTTGCAGAAAATATCAAAAACTAATTTGCTGATACTTGATGATTTTGGGCTAACGCACCTGGAAAAACAACATCAACTTGATTTAATGGAAATTATTGAAGACAGGCATGCCAGGTCAGCAACAATAATTGTAAGCCAACTGCCTGTAGCAAGCTGGTTTGACGTGATTGGCGAAGCAACAATTGCCGATGCAATTTTAGACCGTTTGGTACATACGTCATACCGGATTGAATTGAAAGGAGAAAGTTTAAGAAGAAAAATGTAA
- the istA gene encoding IS21 family transposase gives MSQVKQILQLYKQGYKIKPIAKNLSISKNTVKSYLEKYRSSKLSLDTLLKMEDHDLEKVFHPGNPAYKDDRFDILTDNLDYYTKELKREGVTRKLLWEEYRMSYPAGYSLSQFSFHLSQHLLTKRPSLVLKHEPGEKLFVDFAGKKLSYIDRETGEIIECQVFVACLPYSDYGFCVAVPSQSTDDFIHALTLCLESLGGAPKALVPDNLKAAVTKANRYEPTINRALEDFANHYNMAVVPARARKPQDKALVENQVKLIYNRVYARIRNQQFFSLGDLNAAITEHTAKHNQTRMQKRDYCRQEHFLSNEKHLLQPLPETAFEIKYYKEYKLAQNNHIYLGQDKHYYSAPYQHIGKKLKVVYTRSVVRIFSGNDMVAVHKRSFVKGGYTTDKNHLCSTHQHYLNRSPEYYRNKASKLSGALARLVELMFTQNRYPEHLYRGCDGLFSLWRNTPAETFDKACQIAIEHQNYSYRFVQNIIKNKMTETEEEKPGKALPEHNNIRGKEYYNNQLPFKILVNEQH, from the coding sequence ATGAGTCAGGTAAAACAAATATTACAACTGTACAAGCAAGGCTATAAAATAAAGCCTATTGCGAAGAATTTAAGCATCAGCAAAAACACCGTAAAAAGTTATCTTGAAAAATACCGAAGTTCAAAACTAAGCCTTGATACCTTGCTGAAAATGGAAGACCATGATTTGGAAAAAGTCTTTCATCCTGGCAACCCGGCTTATAAGGACGACCGGTTTGACATCCTCACAGATAACCTTGACTACTACACCAAAGAGCTGAAACGAGAAGGTGTTACCCGTAAGTTATTGTGGGAAGAATACCGGATGTCCTATCCAGCCGGTTATAGTTTAAGCCAGTTTAGTTTCCATTTATCACAGCACCTGCTGACCAAAAGGCCATCGTTGGTGTTAAAACACGAGCCGGGGGAAAAACTGTTTGTTGACTTTGCGGGCAAAAAGCTATCGTACATCGACCGCGAAACCGGGGAAATAATCGAATGCCAGGTTTTTGTAGCCTGCTTGCCGTACTCCGACTATGGCTTTTGCGTGGCTGTCCCAAGCCAGTCGACCGATGATTTTATACATGCCCTTACGCTATGTTTAGAAAGCCTGGGCGGGGCACCCAAAGCTTTGGTGCCGGACAACCTAAAAGCCGCTGTAACAAAAGCCAACCGGTACGAGCCCACAATAAACCGGGCACTGGAAGATTTTGCCAACCACTATAATATGGCAGTAGTCCCTGCCCGTGCGCGAAAACCGCAGGACAAGGCTTTGGTCGAGAACCAGGTGAAACTAATTTACAACCGGGTTTACGCACGAATACGCAACCAGCAATTTTTTTCGCTCGGAGACCTGAATGCTGCCATAACAGAACATACGGCAAAGCATAACCAAACCCGCATGCAGAAACGGGATTACTGCCGACAGGAACACTTCCTGTCAAATGAAAAACACCTGCTGCAACCCCTGCCCGAAACGGCCTTTGAAATAAAGTACTACAAAGAATACAAACTGGCACAGAATAACCATATTTACCTGGGACAGGACAAGCATTATTACAGTGCCCCATACCAGCATATCGGCAAAAAACTTAAAGTCGTTTACACAAGGTCTGTTGTCCGCATTTTTTCCGGTAACGACATGGTTGCCGTCCATAAACGGAGCTTTGTAAAAGGTGGTTATACTACCGACAAAAACCACCTGTGCTCCACCCATCAGCATTACCTGAACCGGAGCCCTGAATACTACCGGAACAAGGCATCTAAACTCTCCGGGGCCCTGGCCCGCCTGGTTGAGTTGATGTTTACACAAAACCGATACCCGGAACACCTGTACCGTGGGTGCGACGGCTTGTTTAGCCTCTGGCGCAACACTCCCGCGGAAACCTTTGACAAAGCCTGCCAGATAGCCATCGAACACCAAAACTACAGCTATAGGTTTGTACAAAACATCATAAAAAATAAAATGACAGAAACCGAAGAAGAAAAACCCGGCAAAGCCCTGCCGGAACACAACAACATAAGGGGCAAAGAATATTACAACAATCAATTACCATTTAAAATTTTAGTAAATGAACAACATTGA
- a CDS encoding ArdC family protein — protein MSKFDIYETVTNLIVERLEAGVIPWHMPWKTASAIPRNLVSKKPYRGFNFWYLLSFGFERPYFLSYKQVQYLGGKIKKGSKSFMIVFWKMVEYEKDDETRYSGTS, from the coding sequence ATGAGTAAATTTGATATTTATGAAACAGTAACTAATTTGATTGTAGAACGCCTTGAAGCAGGGGTAATTCCATGGCATATGCCTTGGAAAACCGCAAGTGCCATTCCTCGTAACCTGGTTTCTAAAAAGCCTTACCGGGGATTTAATTTCTGGTATTTGCTTAGCTTTGGTTTTGAAAGGCCTTATTTCCTTTCTTATAAACAAGTTCAGTATCTTGGTGGAAAGATCAAAAAAGGCTCTAAATCATTTATGATTGTATTCTGGAAAATGGTAGAATACGAAAAGGATGATGAAACTAGATATTCCGGAACAAGCTGA
- a CDS encoding HAD hydrolase family protein: protein MGKPFAHELTLINETISWANSVDLTMLSDFFQKIEGPVYLVGSGGSLSACQFAVDLLNKKGKFAKAITPLELFYLKETLRNSTIIFISSSGRNYDIKFSYKIAIEHEPKEIGIICMKENNPLEELSANHGITTSFNFELPSGKDGFLATNSLIAFYIIFNNSLSNERLKNNIDFNSFLEEVQYFLRKINTQCTFTVLYSGWNKSVALDIESKCSEAGLAPSLVADYRNFGHGRHNWFDKQKESAIISLYAEDDSLLANRTLDLLPKSIPKLMLKSRWQSSVGCIELLVKSFIFINELGKKVGIDPGRPGVPQYGRKLYNLPYSSSLPKEEKIKLSLRARASIRRKLDNYNIFSINKKEQKLWINAYNNFINNLKKASFGLILFDYDGTLCSSEERFSGPSQSILDGIIKIIDNGYLIGIATGRGKSVREVFQNLLPRKYWDKILIAYYNGSDCGFLNDNGLPNKELPLHPSLASIEKQLLKEISNYDIKVEVRPCQLTVEVNDINRWAFIRKLILQIIGNSGIHDIQILESSHSLDIIPNSVSKLNMISFAQETLKKLNLPQQVLCIGDKGQWPGNDFQLLDHKFGLSVDEVSPKFETCWNIASNGKRNISATLEYMNAMNFSDKGIKLNINK, encoded by the coding sequence ATGGGAAAACCTTTTGCACACGAGCTAACATTGATTAATGAAACAATTTCATGGGCAAATTCTGTTGACCTGACTATGTTATCGGATTTTTTTCAAAAAATTGAAGGTCCGGTCTATCTAGTAGGTTCTGGTGGCTCGTTAAGTGCTTGTCAATTTGCAGTAGACTTACTTAATAAAAAAGGCAAATTTGCGAAAGCAATAACACCTCTTGAATTATTCTATTTGAAAGAAACATTACGTAACTCAACGATAATTTTCATTAGTTCAAGTGGACGAAATTACGATATAAAGTTTAGTTATAAGATTGCTATAGAACACGAACCTAAGGAAATTGGGATCATTTGCATGAAAGAAAACAATCCATTAGAAGAATTGTCAGCAAATCATGGAATAACCACTTCATTTAATTTTGAATTACCTTCTGGGAAAGATGGTTTCTTAGCAACAAACTCGTTAATTGCTTTTTATATTATTTTTAATAATTCTTTGTCCAACGAGAGATTAAAAAATAATATAGATTTTAATTCATTCCTCGAAGAAGTACAATATTTTCTACGTAAAATCAATACTCAATGTACGTTCACTGTCCTTTACAGTGGATGGAATAAATCTGTTGCACTAGATATAGAATCAAAATGTAGTGAAGCTGGTCTTGCCCCTTCATTGGTTGCTGACTATAGAAACTTTGGTCATGGGCGTCATAATTGGTTTGACAAACAAAAAGAATCTGCAATTATTTCTTTGTATGCTGAGGATGATTCTTTATTGGCTAATAGAACGTTAGATTTATTACCTAAGAGCATCCCAAAACTGATGTTAAAAAGTAGGTGGCAAAGCTCTGTAGGTTGCATTGAATTGCTGGTTAAATCATTTATCTTTATAAACGAATTAGGGAAAAAAGTGGGGATTGACCCTGGAAGACCAGGTGTTCCTCAATATGGTAGAAAACTATACAATCTTCCATACTCTTCATCACTTCCAAAAGAGGAAAAGATAAAACTTTCCTTAAGAGCACGAGCATCAATCCGAAGGAAATTAGATAACTATAATATTTTTTCTATAAATAAAAAAGAACAAAAATTGTGGATTAATGCTTATAACAATTTTATTAATAATCTTAAAAAAGCATCATTTGGATTAATCCTATTTGATTATGATGGTACATTGTGCAGTTCTGAAGAACGATTCTCAGGGCCTAGCCAATCCATTCTGGATGGAATTATTAAAATTATTGATAATGGATATTTAATTGGAATTGCAACTGGAAGAGGAAAATCAGTAAGAGAAGTATTTCAAAATCTTTTACCAAGAAAGTATTGGGATAAAATATTGATTGCGTATTATAATGGTTCAGATTGTGGTTTTTTGAATGATAATGGTTTACCTAATAAAGAACTTCCTTTGCATCCAAGTTTAGCATCTATTGAAAAACAGTTATTAAAAGAAATTTCTAATTACGACATAAAAGTTGAAGTTAGACCATGTCAATTAACTGTTGAGGTGAATGACATAAACAGGTGGGCATTCATCAGGAAGTTAATTTTACAAATTATAGGTAATAGCGGAATACACGATATACAGATTTTGGAATCAAGTCACTCTTTAGATATTATTCCAAATTCAGTTTCAAAATTGAATATGATTTCATTTGCGCAAGAGACATTAAAAAAATTGAATCTTCCTCAACAAGTACTGTGTATTGGAGATAAAGGACAGTGGCCTGGAAATGATTTTCAACTTTTAGATCATAAATTTGGGTTAAGCGTTGATGAAGTTTCTCCTAAGTTTGAGACCTGCTGGAATATTGCTTCAAATGGAAAAAGAAATATATCCGCAACCTTAGAATACATGAATGCCATGAATTTTAGTGATAAAGGCATAAAATTAAATATCAATAAATGA
- a CDS encoding PfkB family carbohydrate kinase produces the protein MSNLGNIIGTGFLTLDVILNGSKKTPPKFQAGGSFGNVLTILSFLGFNTYPISRLADNKVTDLLLADIQKWDVNIDLIFKQEKGSTPIIIHRILKDKYGKPHHKFEFKNPNNGKWLPSYRPFLSKDVKKIEQCIPKFKLYYFDRVSRSSIELAKYARNNDALVYFEPSSYNNSKQFQESLNNSDIIKFSSDRIKNYKEIFPKNNSILEIETLGIDGVNYRFKSDNWIHLKPFQVNNVIDTAGAGDWSSSGIIKMIATNGELVNQTNEQIEQAINYGQALGAINCLFEGARGAMYNANLEDVDKLTSLLINNQFHKASINFKDNTSEFDYSVVESLFNSI, from the coding sequence TTGAGCAATTTAGGAAATATTATTGGGACAGGTTTTTTAACTTTAGATGTTATATTGAATGGAAGTAAAAAAACTCCTCCTAAATTTCAAGCAGGTGGATCTTTTGGAAATGTATTAACAATCCTTTCATTTCTAGGGTTTAACACTTATCCTATTTCTCGTCTTGCAGATAACAAAGTAACGGATTTGTTATTGGCAGATATACAAAAATGGGATGTTAATATAGATTTAATATTTAAACAAGAAAAAGGGAGTACCCCAATAATAATTCATCGAATTTTAAAAGATAAATACGGTAAACCACATCATAAGTTTGAGTTTAAAAATCCAAATAATGGGAAATGGCTTCCAAGCTATCGTCCATTCTTATCAAAAGATGTAAAAAAAATTGAACAATGTATCCCCAAATTCAAATTATATTATTTTGACAGGGTTAGTCGAAGTTCAATAGAACTTGCAAAATATGCTCGAAATAATGATGCATTGGTGTATTTTGAACCTTCTTCTTACAACAACTCAAAACAATTCCAAGAGTCCTTAAACAATTCTGATATTATCAAATTTTCTAGTGATAGGATAAAAAATTACAAAGAAATTTTCCCAAAAAATAATTCAATTCTAGAAATTGAGACTTTAGGAATTGATGGCGTAAATTACAGGTTCAAATCGGATAATTGGATTCATTTAAAACCATTTCAGGTAAATAATGTAATAGATACAGCAGGAGCAGGAGATTGGTCCTCTTCTGGTATTATTAAGATGATAGCGACAAATGGTGAGTTAGTAAATCAAACTAATGAACAGATAGAACAAGCGATAAATTATGGACAAGCTTTAGGTGCAATTAATTGTTTGTTTGAGGGAGCAAGAGGAGCCATGTATAATGCGAACCTTGAGGATGTTGATAAACTGACTTCATTATTAATTAATAATCAATTTCATAAAGCATCAATTAATTTTAAAGATAATACTAGTGAATTTGACTACTCTGTTGTTGAATCATTATTTAACTCTATTTAG